Proteins encoded in a region of the Onthophagus taurus isolate NC chromosome 10, IU_Otau_3.0, whole genome shotgun sequence genome:
- the LOC111423249 gene encoding nedd8-activating enzyme E1 catalytic subunit-like produces MSEIQEKRWTHLRKILERPGPFCHPEFEPSKEILDFVMTTCKVLVIGAGGLGCELLKDLALMGFKQLHVIDMDTIELSNLNRQFLFRHKDIGMSKAEIASSFINRRVGGCQVTPHFCKIQDYDEGFYKQFHIIVCGLDSIVARRWINGMLISMLSYEDGVLDQTSIIPLVDGGTEGFKGNARVILPGLSPCIDCTLDLYPPQVNYPLCTIANTPRLPEHCIEYVKVIQWGKENPWGVNLDGDDPQHIGWIYEKSMERALQFNINGLTYRLVQGVVKNIIPAVASTNAIIAAVCATEVFKLATSCCVPMNNYTVFNDVDGIYTYTYEAEKKDNCLACSQIPTTVQIKDPDKYKLKDLIRMLCESASFQMKNPGLTTVIEGKNKTLYMSSIKSIEEKTRENLSKSLIELGLKDNSEIMVADLTSPSTMVLKLKYLVEDVEMQSKIPQDFPNIASSMLKQSNGREKTLGGLI; encoded by the exons ATGTCCGAAATTCAAGAGAAACGATGGACTCATTTAAGGAAGATTTTAGAGCGCCCGGGGCCTTTTTGCCACCCCGAATTCGAGCCGTCGAAGGAAATCCTCGATTTCGTGATGACAACGTGTAAAGTGTTGGTGATTGGGGCCGGGGGGCTCGGGTGCGAACTCCTCAAAGATTTGGCCCTAATGGGGTTCAAACAACTCCACGTAATCGACATGGACACGATCGAATTATCGAATTTAAACCGCCAATTTTTGTTTAGACACAAAGATATAGGTATGTCCAAAGCTGAAATTGCTTCATCTTTTATTAACCGCCGCGTGGGGGGATGCCAAGTGACCCCCCATTTTTGCAAGATTCAAGATTATGATGAAGGTTTTTACAAGCAATTTCACATCATTGTGTGTGGGTTAGATTCGATTGTTGCTAGAAGATGGATTAATGGGATGTTGATTTCAATGTTGAGCTATGAAGATGGAGTTTTAGACCAAACTAGTATTATACCATTAGTTGATGGAG GAACCGAAGGTTTTAAAGGAAATGCAAGAGTTATTTTACCTGGTTTGTCCCCTTGTATTGATTGCACCTTAGATTTGTACCCCCCACAAGTCAATTATCCTTTATGTACAATAGCCAATACCCCAAGACTTCCTGAACATTGTATTGAGTATGTTAAAGTAATCCAATGGGGGAAAGAAAATCCTTGGGGGGTTAATTTAGACGGAGATGACCCCCAACATATAGGTTGGATTTACGAAAAATCGATGGAACGCGCTTTGCAATTTAACATAAACGGGTTAACTTATCGTTTAGTCCAAGGAGTCGTGAAAAATATAATTCCCGCGGTTGCCTCGACCAACGCGATCATTGCCGCGGTCTGCGCAACggaagtttttaaattagcgaCGAGCTGTTGCGTCCCAATGAATAATTACACCGTTTTTAACGACGTCGATGGGATTTACACCTACACTTATGAGGCGGAAAAGAAAGATAACTGTTTGGCTTGTTCCCAAATCCCCACGACCGTACAAATTAAAGATCCCGATAAATACAAGCTAAAAGATTTGATTCGAATGTTATGCGAGAGCGCTTCCTTTCAAATGAAAAATCCCGGATTAACGACGGTTATCGAGGGGAAAAATAAGACCTTGTATATGTCGAGTATTAAAAGTATCGAGGAAAAAACGCGGGAGAATTTGTCGAAAAGTTTGATCGAATTGGGGTTGAAGGATAACTCTGAGATTATGGTGGCGGATTTGACGTCGCCGAGTACGATGGTTTTGAAGCTTAAGTATTTAGTTGAAGATGTTGAAATGCa GAGCAAAATACCCCAAGACTTCCCGAACATTGCATCGAGTATGTTAAAGCAATCCAATGGGCGAGAGAAAACCCTTGGGGGGTTAATTTAG